Proteins encoded within one genomic window of Gimesia sp.:
- a CDS encoding STM4012 family radical SAM protein produces MNHLQTLLAETPYLAYSYAYPHKSAYRPFARPLPLQQIWEPEDRTDLSLYLHLPFCEYRCGFCNLFTLSNPQDDLAAQYLQQLRIEARQVRDQLPDFHFPQLAIGGGTPTYLETDELAQLFDILQKELNTGPAQLPCSLEASPATLTAEKVNLIHDQGIDRISLGIQSFDEQEALSIGRPQKRREILEALELVRNVGIPTLNLDLIYGADGQTIDSFRDSLQQALTFQPEELYLYPLYVRPLTGLGRKPQQWDDHRLTLYRTGRDFLLEQGYTQHSLRMFRRTDAIQPHDTQYCCQTDGMIGLGCGARSYTSRIHYSSEYAVGRSGVAAIIAHYLEQEPETFASAHYGVELDREEQQRRFLIMSLLQTTGLSRDFYARTFGGDVLSHFPDLRELEEYGLARITADAIILTPAGLERSDTIGPWLYSEQVLQRMETFQCH; encoded by the coding sequence ATGAACCATCTGCAGACACTGCTCGCGGAAACGCCCTACCTCGCTTACAGCTACGCGTATCCGCACAAGTCCGCTTATCGCCCGTTCGCACGACCACTGCCCCTCCAGCAGATCTGGGAACCGGAAGACCGCACTGATTTATCACTGTATCTACATCTTCCTTTCTGCGAATACCGCTGCGGTTTCTGCAACCTGTTTACCCTCTCGAATCCCCAGGACGATCTCGCAGCTCAATATCTGCAGCAACTCCGCATCGAGGCCCGGCAGGTTCGCGATCAACTGCCCGACTTCCATTTTCCTCAACTCGCGATCGGGGGCGGCACTCCCACATATCTCGAGACGGATGAACTCGCACAGCTGTTTGACATTCTCCAGAAAGAACTGAATACCGGCCCGGCACAACTCCCCTGCAGCCTCGAAGCTTCCCCCGCGACATTGACGGCGGAAAAAGTAAATTTGATACACGACCAGGGAATCGACCGTATCAGTCTCGGCATCCAGTCGTTTGACGAACAGGAGGCCCTCAGCATCGGACGTCCGCAGAAACGACGTGAAATTCTTGAGGCGCTGGAACTGGTTCGCAATGTCGGCATTCCCACACTGAACCTCGATCTGATCTACGGTGCCGACGGACAGACGATCGACAGTTTTCGCGACTCGCTTCAGCAGGCACTCACCTTCCAGCCGGAAGAACTCTATCTCTATCCCCTGTATGTCCGCCCGCTCACCGGCCTGGGACGCAAACCACAACAGTGGGACGACCATCGCCTGACACTTTACCGCACCGGCAGGGACTTCCTGCTCGAACAAGGCTACACGCAACACTCACTCCGCATGTTTCGCCGGACAGATGCGATCCAGCCTCACGACACACAGTACTGCTGTCAGACCGATGGCATGATCGGCCTGGGCTGCGGCGCCCGCTCCTATACCAGCCGCATTCATTACTCCAGTGAATACGCGGTCGGCCGCAGTGGTGTGGCGGCCATCATCGCACACTATCTCGAACAGGAACCGGAAACCTTCGCCTCGGCCCACTATGGAGTGGAACTGGATCGAGAGGAACAGCAGCGGCGGTTTCTGATCATGTCGCTTCTGCAGACGACCGGCCTCTCCCGCGACTTCTACGCGCGAACCTTCGGCGGAGATGTGCTCAGCCATTTCCCCGATCTGCGGGAACTGGAAGAATATGGGCTCGCTCGCATCACCGCCGATGCGATCATTCTCACCCCCGCCGGTCTCGAACGATCGGACACCATCGGCCCCTGGCTCTACTCGGAACAGGTCCTGCAGCGTATGGAGACGTTTCAATGTCACTGA
- a CDS encoding STM4014 family protein has protein sequence MSSQFVIIGNPENRRVHLFLQALESQGQPAARVVSYERLLQDVDCLRDIIRPGDIVRIESPGENFTVEKGLLARGVAAAEVEGNPFLSSHQIERLEYDHGLILHPRQWYMGYCSLLIQIGKCLSGIASIRLLNPPADIRELFDKRACHALCREAGCAVPEAFPEVHTFEELLAVMQQRNERRVFLKLAHASSASGVVALHQNSRRIEAITSTELVMQDGQTRLYNSLKVRRYTDLKEIRTLIDELCRERVHVERWMPKAALSHGRTFDLRVVVIAGQARHTVVRESRSPLTNLHLGNRRGDGERLQELLGPERWRALMEVCEQAAGVYPESFQVGVDLLLTPGFREALILELNAFGDLLPGILWEGEETYQSEVSSLVTDYAGPKG, from the coding sequence ATGTCCTCACAGTTCGTCATTATTGGTAACCCGGAGAATCGAAGGGTCCACCTGTTTCTACAGGCCCTGGAATCACAGGGGCAACCCGCGGCCCGTGTCGTTTCGTATGAACGACTGCTGCAAGACGTGGATTGTCTCCGGGATATCATTCGACCGGGCGACATTGTGCGGATCGAGTCTCCCGGAGAAAACTTCACCGTCGAAAAAGGACTGCTGGCTCGAGGTGTGGCTGCCGCCGAAGTAGAAGGAAACCCCTTTCTGTCTTCGCATCAGATCGAGAGGCTGGAGTATGACCATGGTTTGATTCTGCATCCGCGACAGTGGTACATGGGCTATTGCAGCCTGCTGATTCAAATCGGTAAGTGTCTGTCGGGGATAGCATCCATCAGACTGTTGAATCCACCGGCTGATATTCGGGAGCTGTTTGATAAACGGGCCTGTCATGCCCTGTGCAGGGAGGCGGGGTGCGCGGTTCCTGAGGCGTTTCCGGAAGTTCATACGTTCGAAGAATTGCTGGCGGTCATGCAACAGCGGAATGAGCGTCGTGTTTTTCTCAAACTGGCGCATGCTTCTTCCGCTTCGGGTGTGGTGGCGCTGCATCAAAATTCCCGCCGGATCGAAGCGATCACCTCTACGGAGCTGGTGATGCAGGACGGGCAGACGCGACTCTATAATTCCCTGAAGGTCCGACGGTACACCGATCTGAAAGAAATTCGCACGCTGATCGACGAACTGTGCCGGGAAAGGGTGCATGTGGAGCGGTGGATGCCCAAAGCGGCGCTCAGTCATGGCAGGACGTTTGATCTGCGAGTGGTGGTGATCGCTGGTCAGGCCCGGCACACTGTGGTGCGGGAGAGTCGGAGCCCGCTGACAAATCTGCACCTGGGGAACCGGAGAGGCGATGGTGAGCGGCTGCAGGAGCTTCTCGGTCCCGAGCGGTGGCGTGCGTTGATGGAAGTCTGTGAGCAGGCAGCGGGTGTTTATCCGGAGAGTTTCCAGGTGGGCGTTGATCTGCTGCTGACCCCCGGATTTCGTGAAGCACTGATTTTGGAGCTGAATGCGTTCGGGGATCTGCTGCCCGGGATCCTGTGGGAAGGGGAGGAGACGTATCAGAGCGAGGTCAGTTCTCTGGTGACGGACTATGCGGGTCCTAAGGGTTAA
- a CDS encoding STM4013/SEN3800 family hydrolase — protein MIDARACLGTHDILLLTLDSLRFDVATHALQQGLTPNLARLLPETGWERRHSPGNFTYAAHQAFFAGFLPTPVTPGKHPRLFALEFPGSETIAPETCVFSSDNIVSGLAEQGYHTLCIGGVGFFNKQSPLGNALPGLFQESHWYPSFGVTDRHSTRHQIDFTLERLQQLPAEQRLFLFLNVSATHQPSCIFKEGALADSVETQIAALAYADAQLSPLITALQQRAPLLCIICSDHGTTFGEDGYQGHRLAHPLVWDVPYLECLLPQTGGPA, from the coding sequence ATGATTGATGCACGCGCCTGCCTGGGCACACACGACATCCTGTTGCTGACCCTCGATTCGCTCCGCTTCGATGTCGCAACCCATGCGCTGCAGCAGGGACTGACCCCCAACCTGGCCCGCCTGCTCCCCGAGACCGGCTGGGAACGCAGACATTCACCTGGTAACTTCACCTATGCTGCTCACCAGGCCTTTTTCGCCGGGTTCCTCCCGACTCCCGTGACACCAGGCAAACATCCGCGACTGTTCGCCCTCGAATTTCCCGGCAGTGAAACCATCGCCCCAGAGACCTGTGTCTTTTCCTCAGACAACATCGTTTCCGGACTCGCAGAACAGGGTTACCACACGCTCTGTATCGGCGGCGTCGGCTTCTTCAACAAACAGAGTCCGCTGGGCAATGCCCTGCCCGGACTGTTCCAGGAAAGCCACTGGTATCCGTCCTTCGGGGTGACCGACCGGCACTCCACCAGGCACCAGATCGATTTCACTCTCGAACGGCTCCAGCAGCTACCGGCTGAGCAACGTCTCTTTCTGTTCCTCAACGTTTCAGCCACGCATCAGCCCAGTTGTATTTTCAAAGAAGGTGCGCTCGCAGATTCCGTTGAAACCCAGATCGCGGCCCTCGCCTATGCCGACGCACAACTCAGTCCCCTGATCACAGCCCTGCAACAGCGGGCTCCGCTACTCTGTATCATCTGCTCTGACCATGGCACCACCTTCGGCGAAGACGGCTACCAGGGACACCGACTCGCACATCCGCTGGTCTGGGATGTCCCCTATCTCGAATGCCTGCTCCCCCAGACCGGAGGTCCCGCATGA
- a CDS encoding alkaline phosphatase produces the protein MKRAAVSSLFALTLLAICLPVSAKKPEADHIRKLQTEAIRNKKSPVAHWGLEPEKYIQWSNHSLRLIPVYTFGTKDAGQGIDLNSYTGVNSPYRDSKKLEAIYGYSPANTVNPKADYLDQTNLYNIQEAALKAGKKNIILFVFDGMDWQTTKAAALYYSKGDKYKGGRGTGLLFQDYPATGTSQFGYMVTAPHNAATNVDVDKQTVLNPGGTIRGGYNAEKGGPNPWTPGNDIKYLISSPSNNYGEHAYPDSANTATSMTAGIKSYNNAINVDPTGAPVMTIAHQAQLDGYSVGVVTSVPITHATPAAAYAHNVSRNDYQDLARDLVGQTSISHPEKPLPGLDVVLGGGYGTKAKPSGSKSDGKNFVPGWKYIAEETIKQADVKNGGKYTVALRTDGAEGKAGLQKATQDAIKNKTRLLGVYGVGAHAAHLPFQTADGDYQPAPGKTSAETYSAADIKENPTLADMTESALDVLSQNKKGFWLMVEAGDVDWANHDNNLDNSIGAVKSGEAAFKVITDWVEKNSNWKDTVVILTADHGHYLHIDQPEALIPPSAKKQK, from the coding sequence ATGAAACGCGCTGCTGTATCCAGCCTGTTCGCGCTGACTTTACTTGCAATCTGCTTACCCGTCTCCGCCAAAAAACCGGAGGCAGATCATATTCGCAAGCTCCAGACCGAAGCCATTCGTAACAAGAAAAGCCCCGTTGCACACTGGGGGCTCGAACCCGAAAAATATATCCAATGGTCCAACCATTCGCTGCGGCTGATTCCCGTCTACACCTTCGGCACCAAAGACGCCGGCCAGGGCATTGATCTCAATTCTTACACCGGTGTGAACAGCCCCTATCGCGATTCGAAAAAGCTGGAAGCCATTTATGGTTACTCGCCTGCCAACACTGTAAACCCCAAGGCAGACTACCTGGACCAGACCAACCTCTACAATATCCAGGAAGCAGCTCTGAAAGCCGGTAAGAAGAACATCATTCTCTTCGTCTTTGACGGCATGGACTGGCAGACGACCAAGGCCGCTGCCCTGTATTACTCCAAGGGTGACAAGTACAAAGGTGGACGCGGCACTGGTCTCCTCTTCCAGGACTACCCTGCTACAGGCACCTCACAGTTCGGCTACATGGTGACCGCTCCTCATAATGCCGCCACCAACGTGGATGTTGATAAGCAGACCGTACTCAATCCAGGCGGTACAATTCGGGGTGGCTATAATGCGGAAAAAGGAGGCCCCAACCCCTGGACTCCCGGCAACGATATCAAATATCTGATCAGCAGTCCCAGCAACAATTATGGAGAGCACGCCTATCCGGACTCGGCAAACACCGCCACTTCGATGACCGCGGGAATCAAGTCCTACAACAATGCCATCAACGTGGATCCAACCGGAGCCCCAGTGATGACCATCGCTCACCAGGCACAGTTGGACGGCTATTCCGTCGGCGTCGTCACCAGTGTCCCGATTACGCACGCCACCCCCGCTGCCGCCTACGCACACAACGTCAGCCGCAACGATTACCAGGACCTGGCCCGCGACCTCGTAGGACAGACTTCCATCTCACATCCCGAGAAACCGCTCCCCGGTCTCGATGTCGTGCTCGGCGGCGGATATGGCACTAAAGCCAAACCCTCAGGCAGCAAGTCAGACGGTAAGAACTTCGTTCCCGGCTGGAAGTATATCGCTGAAGAAACCATTAAGCAGGCCGATGTGAAAAACGGTGGAAAATACACCGTCGCCCTCAGAACGGACGGCGCGGAAGGAAAAGCCGGCCTCCAGAAAGCGACACAAGACGCCATCAAAAACAAGACCCGCCTGCTGGGTGTGTACGGCGTCGGAGCTCATGCGGCTCACCTTCCCTTCCAGACAGCGGACGGCGACTACCAGCCCGCGCCCGGCAAGACAAGCGCCGAAACATACTCAGCTGCCGACATCAAGGAAAACCCCACCCTGGCCGATATGACCGAGTCAGCCCTCGATGTGCTCAGTCAGAACAAAAAAGGATTCTGGCTGATGGTCGAAGCCGGCGATGTCGACTGGGCCAACCATGATAACAATCTCGACAACTCCATCGGAGCTGTCAAAAGCGGGGAAGCCGCCTTCAAAGTCATCACCGACTGGGTCGAAAAGAACAGCAACTGGAAGGACACCGTCGTGATCCTCACCGCCGATCATGGGCACTACCTGCACATCGATCAGCCCGAGGCCCTGATTCCTCCCAGTGCGAAAAAACAGAAGTAA
- a CDS encoding STM4011 family radical SAM protein has translation MSLKLSILYRGPLSSCNYDCHYCPFAKRHETAAELKTDRLALERLVDWVKGRREDSLSLFFTPWGEALTRRWYQSAICELTRLPQIEKVAAQTNLSYDLHWIENANVSRLALWCTFHPSQTTRSRFLSQSRRLTELGVAHSVGAVGLPDDLPEIERLRAELPDNIYLWVNAAKSSGVDYRGELLERFTAIDPLFQLNTQYHASLGRSCRCGSSVISVDGAGDIYRCHFIKQPLGNIYEPGFADTLVDRPCSNQTCGCHIGYVHMDELQLYQVFTGGVLERIPAEFELRPAK, from the coding sequence ATGTCACTGAAACTCAGCATCCTCTATCGCGGTCCTCTCTCCAGTTGTAACTACGACTGTCATTACTGCCCTTTCGCCAAGCGCCACGAAACCGCCGCGGAACTGAAAACCGACCGACTCGCCCTCGAACGCCTGGTGGACTGGGTCAAAGGCCGCCGCGAAGATTCGCTCTCCCTGTTCTTTACCCCCTGGGGAGAAGCGCTCACCCGTCGCTGGTATCAATCAGCCATCTGTGAACTGACCCGCCTCCCTCAGATTGAGAAAGTCGCTGCACAGACCAATCTCTCTTACGATCTGCACTGGATTGAAAACGCCAACGTCTCCCGGCTCGCACTCTGGTGTACCTTTCACCCCTCGCAGACAACGCGGTCCCGCTTTCTCTCACAGTCACGCAGACTGACCGAGCTCGGCGTCGCACACAGCGTCGGTGCAGTCGGGCTCCCCGATGATCTGCCCGAGATCGAACGGCTGCGTGCAGAACTTCCCGACAATATCTATCTCTGGGTCAACGCTGCCAAAAGTTCCGGCGTGGATTATCGAGGCGAGTTGCTGGAGCGTTTCACGGCCATCGACCCGCTGTTTCAGCTCAACACCCAATATCATGCGAGCCTCGGACGCAGTTGCCGCTGCGGATCCAGTGTGATTTCGGTCGACGGGGCCGGCGACATCTATCGCTGCCACTTCATCAAACAGCCACTGGGAAACATTTATGAACCCGGTTTTGCAGACACGCTCGTCGATCGCCCCTGTTCAAACCAGACCTGTGGCTGTCACATCGGTTATGTACACATGGATGAACTGCAGCTTTACCAGGTCTTCACGGGCGGTGTTCTGGAACGCATCCCCGCGGAATTTGAGCTGCGTCCGGCAAAATAA
- a CDS encoding STM4015 family protein, whose amino-acid sequence MTIDSHVDEFGGLPVREFEPETGIQDASGVAYRLTLGYEREQEGMKFSDLLEKYLSHPQIGNVTALVIGCWDGAYEGSGAETVVDQLLDSSDLLTGLRHLFFGDITFEESEISWIGQADLSPLLRSFPQLEELRIRGANDLSLGRVNHEHLKTLIIEAGGLGADVVQEVTAAVLPELEHLELWLGTDEYGGDASIADVEPLLTGALFPKLKYLGLRNSMFSDEIAKAIAAAPILNQIEVVDLSLGTLSDEGAQTLLDCNRLNQLKKLDLHFHYLSDEMCKKLSELDIEVDVSDQQEPDEYNGELNRYCAVSE is encoded by the coding sequence ATGACCATCGATTCTCATGTGGATGAATTCGGGGGCTTGCCTGTCAGGGAATTCGAACCGGAAACGGGTATTCAGGATGCGTCGGGCGTGGCCTATCGACTCACGCTGGGATACGAGCGGGAACAGGAGGGGATGAAATTCTCCGATCTGCTGGAGAAGTATCTGAGTCATCCTCAGATCGGCAATGTCACTGCACTGGTGATTGGCTGCTGGGATGGAGCTTATGAGGGATCCGGGGCAGAGACCGTCGTCGATCAGCTGCTGGACTCCAGCGATCTGCTGACCGGGTTGCGGCACCTGTTTTTTGGTGACATCACATTTGAAGAAAGCGAAATCTCCTGGATCGGCCAGGCCGATCTGTCACCGCTGCTCAGATCGTTTCCCCAGCTGGAGGAGCTGCGTATCCGGGGAGCGAACGACCTCAGCCTGGGACGGGTGAATCACGAGCATTTGAAAACACTGATTATCGAAGCGGGGGGACTGGGAGCAGATGTCGTTCAGGAAGTGACTGCTGCTGTTCTCCCGGAACTGGAACACCTGGAGCTGTGGCTGGGGACGGACGAGTATGGTGGAGATGCCAGCATAGCCGACGTGGAGCCGTTGTTGACCGGTGCCCTGTTTCCCAAACTGAAGTATCTGGGACTGCGGAACAGCATGTTCTCGGATGAGATTGCCAAGGCGATCGCAGCGGCACCGATTCTAAACCAGATCGAGGTGGTCGATCTGTCACTGGGGACCCTGAGCGATGAGGGAGCCCAGACCCTGCTGGACTGCAATCGGTTGAACCAGTTGAAAAAGCTGGATCTGCATTTTCATTATCTGAGCGATGAGATGTGCAAAAAGTTGAGCGAGCTGGATATCGAAGTCGATGTCAGCGATCAGCAGGAGCCGGATGAGTACAATGGCGAACTGAATCGTTACTGTGCGGTCTCTGAATAA
- a CDS encoding HAD family hydrolase encodes MLPNADIKAILFDLDNTLLDRSAAVRRYFTQLLQDSSPPLPEDEFELMLLTILARDRLGYEDRAAFFDWAATTCFPDWTPAELWSDFREKLPRMIDPDPLCLELLQRLQPHFALAVITNGSAELQRAKIAAAGIDQLIDHIWISEETGTAKPDRAIFAQALSALGVTPQQALFVGDHPHQDISGARAIGMHTCWMQLDRTFPGEFPQPHCQISSLDSLQCLVP; translated from the coding sequence ATGCTCCCCAATGCAGATATCAAAGCAATTCTGTTTGATCTTGATAATACGCTCCTCGATCGCAGTGCAGCGGTCCGTCGCTATTTCACACAGCTCTTGCAAGATTCGTCCCCGCCCCTGCCTGAGGATGAATTCGAACTGATGCTCCTGACCATTCTGGCCCGGGACCGACTGGGCTACGAAGACCGCGCCGCATTCTTCGACTGGGCCGCCACGACCTGTTTTCCTGACTGGACTCCGGCTGAACTCTGGTCAGATTTCCGCGAGAAACTGCCCCGGATGATTGACCCCGATCCTCTCTGCCTGGAACTCCTGCAACGGCTGCAACCGCACTTCGCGCTGGCCGTCATCACCAACGGTTCCGCGGAACTCCAGCGGGCAAAAATCGCGGCTGCGGGCATCGATCAACTGATTGATCACATCTGGATCTCAGAAGAAACGGGTACAGCCAAACCGGATCGAGCCATCTTTGCACAGGCGTTATCGGCACTGGGAGTCACTCCCCAGCAGGCCCTGTTCGTCGGCGATCATCCTCATCAGGACATCTCCGGCGCCCGGGCGATTGGTATGCACACCTGCTGGATGCAACTGGACCGCACATTCCCCGGGGAATTCCCCCAGCCGCACTGTCAGATTTCTTCACTCGATTCACTACAATGTCTGGTACCATGA